In the Micromonospora narathiwatensis genome, one interval contains:
- a CDS encoding type II toxin-antitoxin system VapC family toxin, translating into MALVVDAGPLYAYVDADDQHHEACADLLETHPGPLIVPTLVITEVVYLLATRLGAQAELRFLGDLASGAFDIEPVHPTDWLRIADLVERYADLPLGAVDASVVACAERLGIDEVATVDRRHFTIIKANRQLLLLP; encoded by the coding sequence ATAGCACTCGTCGTCGATGCCGGCCCGCTGTATGCCTATGTCGATGCCGATGACCAGCATCATGAGGCGTGCGCGGACCTGCTGGAAACCCATCCCGGCCCGTTGATCGTTCCTACGTTGGTGATCACGGAGGTCGTCTACCTCCTGGCAACTCGCCTTGGGGCTCAGGCTGAACTGCGATTTCTCGGTGACCTGGCCTCAGGCGCGTTCGACATCGAGCCTGTGCATCCGACTGACTGGCTCCGCATAGCTGATCTTGTCGAACGATACGCCGATCTCCCCCTCGGTGCTGTCGATGCATCGGTGGTCGCCTGCGCAGAGCGGCTCGGCATCGATGAGGTTGCCACCGTTGACCGGCGGCACTTCACCATCATCAAGGCAAACCGGCAACTGCTACTGCTGCCCTGA
- a CDS encoding macro domain-containing protein: MVVNIAAGIFLALCLVGFWWATRPSATGIRHTLFVFVWLCAALTATLVTFSAFPATTSDGTLFGVTLGGAGAFVILVWTAALRAGNRAAERDQREAAAARKAGKTEKAAAKPVPLERQETHWYRVRNSAGQGRRLIGIVTGDIRRVHDIDAWVNSENTDMMMARIHDFSTSGIIRYEGAARDSTGRVLADLVADDLALAVRDRRPVTPGIAIVTSAGELTRSHGVKFVIHMAAVEGEPGEGYRPIRDLDGAVVRGLTAAANPVRHDGTRLEPAASVLFPLIGAGSAGGDLEAIARTLLLAAVDYLARSAGPAPERVLFLAYTDRELAVCRTTLDSCPGLNPQGRG; this comes from the coding sequence TTGGTCGTCAACATCGCCGCCGGCATTTTCCTGGCACTGTGCTTGGTGGGCTTCTGGTGGGCGACACGCCCGTCCGCCACCGGCATCCGGCACACCCTCTTCGTCTTCGTCTGGCTCTGCGCCGCCCTGACCGCCACTCTCGTCACCTTCTCGGCGTTCCCGGCGACCACGTCGGACGGCACCTTGTTCGGTGTGACACTCGGCGGCGCCGGCGCGTTTGTGATCTTGGTGTGGACTGCCGCCCTGCGCGCTGGTAACCGCGCGGCGGAACGCGATCAGCGCGAGGCCGCGGCAGCCCGAAAGGCCGGAAAGACCGAAAAGGCCGCGGCGAAGCCGGTCCCACTGGAGCGCCAGGAGACCCACTGGTACCGGGTGCGGAACAGCGCTGGGCAGGGCAGACGTTTGATCGGGATCGTGACCGGCGATATCCGGCGCGTCCACGATATCGACGCCTGGGTCAACTCGGAGAACACCGACATGATGATGGCCCGCATCCACGACTTCTCGACCTCTGGCATCATCCGCTACGAAGGGGCCGCCCGGGACAGCACCGGCCGGGTCTTGGCCGACCTGGTCGCGGATGATCTGGCGCTGGCGGTGAGAGACCGCCGGCCGGTCACCCCCGGTATCGCCATTGTCACTTCCGCGGGTGAGCTCACTCGTAGTCACGGCGTCAAGTTTGTGATCCACATGGCTGCGGTCGAAGGTGAGCCGGGCGAGGGTTATCGGCCGATCCGCGACCTCGACGGAGCGGTGGTCCGGGGGTTGACCGCGGCAGCAAACCCGGTGCGGCACGACGGCACCCGACTCGAGCCGGCGGCCAGCGTCCTGTTTCCGCTGATCGGTGCGGGCAGCGCGGGCGGCGATCTGGAAGCCATCGCCCGTACGCTGCTACTGGCTGCGGTCGACTACCTTGCCCGATCGGCGGGGCCGGCACCCGAGCGGGTGCTGTTCCTGGCATACACGGACCGGGAGTTGGCCGTCTGCCGCACCACGCTGGACTCCTGCCCGGGTCTGAACCCTCAGGGACGAGGATGA
- a CDS encoding 5'-methylthioadenosine/S-adenosylhomocysteine nucleosidase codes for MSLPDAEVRVVILTALDVEYKAVVAHLTDVTEAPHPAGTLFEVGRLRQSSCRVAVGLTGAGNTNAAVVAERAIATFHPQALFFVGIAGALHDDLALGDVIFGRKVYAYHGGRADNQGFHATPEAWFPPHALEQIAHQLDRTGMWRTSLPAAADPKLYFRPIAAGEVVLNSATHPLREQLDRHYADSAAIEMESAGAARAGQMNRSLPTLTIRGISDRADGNKYVTDAGGHQANAMVGAAAFAAALADRVPAGSTSTGAPSPAPKQQNIVSYGGLAAGAMDGNVYLHPGLPTAAVAEQPTDGPAWRPLPQTVDIVWRTDRSGHSGAIERSALELHLMPIGDAARVPVRRITALGVELAAAGRRSGLFTAGQELRIDSDDRAAWATAVRYADGPAGLVVDRLGQRSAWRPLPHDSLGAVLDDDDLVERLTGMLATLMALNVPDVGQYAPAVGAEPAMMLTVGRVRDLPRQNATMGLSSPPNVRLAADESISTRDLRRYPGEVSAELAARLLVALRSLRQ; via the coding sequence ATGAGCTTGCCGGACGCGGAGGTGCGGGTCGTTATCCTGACGGCCCTCGACGTGGAGTACAAGGCGGTCGTCGCGCACCTGACCGACGTCACCGAGGCACCGCACCCGGCCGGCACCTTGTTCGAGGTTGGCCGGCTACGGCAATCGTCCTGCCGGGTAGCTGTCGGCCTCACCGGCGCCGGCAACACCAACGCCGCGGTGGTGGCCGAGCGGGCGATCGCGACGTTCCATCCGCAGGCGCTGTTCTTCGTCGGCATCGCCGGGGCACTACACGACGATCTCGCGCTAGGCGATGTCATCTTCGGCCGCAAGGTGTACGCCTACCACGGCGGACGCGCCGACAACCAAGGCTTCCACGCCACTCCCGAGGCATGGTTCCCCCCGCACGCGCTTGAGCAGATCGCCCACCAACTGGACCGAACCGGCATGTGGCGGACCAGCCTGCCCGCTGCAGCGGATCCCAAGTTGTACTTCCGCCCTATCGCCGCCGGTGAGGTGGTACTCAACTCGGCAACGCATCCTCTCCGTGAGCAGCTGGACCGCCACTACGCCGACTCGGCCGCCATCGAGATGGAGAGTGCGGGCGCCGCGCGGGCTGGCCAGATGAACCGCTCGTTGCCGACGCTCACTATCCGCGGCATCAGTGACCGGGCGGACGGCAACAAGTACGTCACCGACGCCGGCGGCCACCAAGCGAACGCCATGGTCGGCGCCGCCGCATTCGCCGCTGCACTCGCCGATCGGGTACCGGCCGGATCGACGTCGACCGGCGCACCCTCGCCAGCGCCTAAGCAGCAGAACATCGTCTCCTACGGCGGGCTGGCAGCCGGCGCCATGGACGGAAACGTCTACCTCCACCCGGGCCTGCCCACTGCTGCGGTGGCTGAGCAGCCGACGGACGGTCCCGCCTGGCGTCCCCTGCCGCAGACGGTCGACATCGTATGGCGCACCGACCGCAGCGGCCACAGTGGTGCGATCGAGCGCAGCGCCCTAGAGCTGCATCTCATGCCGATCGGCGACGCTGCCCGTGTGCCCGTCCGCCGGATCACCGCCCTCGGCGTTGAGTTAGCCGCCGCCGGCCGCCGTTCGGGCCTCTTCACCGCCGGCCAGGAGCTGCGGATCGACTCCGACGACCGGGCCGCCTGGGCCACCGCGGTCCGGTACGCCGACGGGCCAGCCGGCCTTGTCGTGGACCGGCTCGGGCAGCGCTCCGCGTGGCGTCCCCTGCCCCATGACTCCTTGGGGGCTGTGCTCGATGACGACGACCTCGTTGAGCGGCTGACCGGCATGCTGGCGACCCTGATGGCCTTGAATGTGCCGGACGTAGGTCAGTATGCGCCAGCGGTCGGTGCCGAGCCGGCGATGATGCTCACGGTGGGGCGGGTCCGCGACCTACCCCGGCAAAACGCGACGATGGGACTCAGCAGCCCGCCAAATGTGCGCTTAGCCGCCGACGAGTCCATCTCCACTCGCGACCTCCGGCGGTATCCCGGCGAAGTGTCGGCCGAGCTGGCCGCCCGGCTGCTGGTAGCACTCCGGTCACTGCGCCAATGA
- a CDS encoding tetratricopeptide repeat protein, translating into MTEQQPVPRQSIAAVAGAAYGVIGADLHIFGDGTPVYLLQRWPSETAVADPAWLRQSPSRMLNARHEVVPFCGRAAERETLHRWRRSPTRLSAHWLYGPGGQGKTRLAARFAEEARTDGWLVVQALHGLGTVLPAPSREDLDPAQHAGVLLVVDYADRWPLSHLTWLFSNSLLHRRDVPARILLIARSAEQWPAIRATLANHMADHASTALSPLPDEPSGRTFIFETARDSFAARYEVTDAETITPPGPLTGPKMGLTLAVHMAALVAVDAAVSGRTAPTDLAGMTVYLIDREQLNWHQLHEHKRGTPTIGTAPETMRRMVFLAALSGAVPPEVGKDLVTRLKLSAGADGLLADHAVCYPAPDAQTFLEPLYPDRLAEDFIALTLPGHTSDYPAASWSADFTGEILNALGSVPGLSPARAVTFMAAAAERWPHVGVGHLYPNLRRNPRLLVTAGSAAMTAVSELPDVDMNALRAAEQFLPAERHVDFDIGAAAVNTRLTVHRLAATDDPGRRGQYHGLHGWRLANAGRHLEALEATMAAAGEYRRAAEAGDADRWLPLLAAALNNICVTQSELGRQHLAREAAEEAVALRRRFAEADPGQRAKLALALNTYGLLLSELGEHEAATGPASESLGIRRELAEGDRRLLPDVASSLTNLGLLRVHLGDLDGALAAVEEAAVIYRDLAAVDPARHLPDLATALNNLGSRLAEVDRVADACAALEEAVSLRRRLVQRNETAFLPSLAGVLNNHGNVLARLGRHTEALASTEESAAIYRRLGQDRHIARVLLNLGNRLADAGRGDEAQHAYEESVRIRRRLAVANPAAHAQELAQSLIAAAGSGVVAEAQDLADEAIDILAGLPATATTERDLAEARKVRHRLDQT; encoded by the coding sequence ATGACTGAGCAGCAGCCCGTACCCCGGCAGAGCATCGCGGCGGTCGCTGGAGCGGCGTACGGCGTGATCGGCGCCGACCTGCACATCTTCGGTGACGGCACCCCGGTCTACCTGCTGCAGCGCTGGCCCTCGGAAACCGCGGTGGCCGACCCGGCCTGGCTACGGCAGTCACCGAGCCGGATGCTGAACGCCCGGCACGAGGTGGTGCCGTTCTGCGGACGCGCCGCTGAGCGGGAGACGCTGCACCGGTGGCGCCGCTCCCCCACCCGGTTGTCCGCCCATTGGCTGTACGGCCCGGGCGGACAGGGCAAGACCCGACTCGCGGCTCGCTTCGCCGAGGAGGCCCGGACGGACGGTTGGCTGGTGGTGCAGGCCCTGCACGGCTTGGGCACGGTCCTGCCCGCTCCCAGCCGCGAGGACCTCGACCCGGCCCAGCACGCCGGCGTGCTGCTCGTGGTCGACTACGCCGACCGCTGGCCGCTGAGCCACCTCACCTGGCTGTTCAGCAACTCCCTGCTGCACCGGCGGGACGTGCCCGCCCGGATCCTGCTGATCGCGCGCAGCGCCGAGCAGTGGCCGGCGATTCGGGCAACCCTGGCCAACCACATGGCAGACCACGCCAGCACCGCGCTGTCTCCCCTGCCGGACGAGCCGAGCGGCCGGACGTTCATCTTCGAGACGGCCCGCGACAGCTTCGCCGCCCGCTACGAGGTCACCGACGCCGAAACCATCACGCCCCCAGGACCGCTCACCGGCCCGAAGATGGGACTTACCCTCGCAGTGCACATGGCAGCGCTGGTCGCGGTGGACGCGGCGGTCAGCGGGCGAACCGCGCCCACCGACCTAGCCGGGATGACCGTCTACCTCATCGACCGCGAGCAGCTCAACTGGCACCAACTCCACGAGCACAAGCGCGGTACGCCGACGATCGGCACGGCACCGGAAACGATGCGCCGTATGGTCTTTCTCGCCGCGCTCAGCGGCGCCGTGCCACCGGAGGTCGGTAAGGATCTCGTTACCCGGCTCAAGCTGTCCGCCGGCGCCGACGGCCTGCTCGCCGACCACGCCGTCTGCTACCCGGCACCAGACGCTCAGACCTTCCTCGAACCGCTGTATCCAGACCGGCTCGCCGAGGACTTCATCGCCCTCACCCTGCCCGGCCATACCTCGGACTACCCCGCAGCCTCGTGGAGCGCTGACTTCACCGGGGAGATCCTCAACGCGCTCGGTTCCGTACCCGGGTTGAGTCCGGCCCGAGCGGTCACGTTCATGGCGGCCGCCGCTGAACGCTGGCCGCACGTCGGTGTGGGACATCTCTACCCGAACTTGCGCCGCAATCCCCGGTTGCTGGTCACTGCGGGTAGCGCGGCCATGACCGCAGTCAGCGAGCTTCCGGACGTCGATATGAACGCGTTGAGGGCAGCCGAGCAGTTTTTGCCCGCCGAACGGCATGTTGACTTCGATATCGGCGCGGCGGCGGTGAACACCAGGTTGACGGTCCACCGGCTGGCCGCCACCGACGATCCCGGCCGCCGGGGCCAATACCACGGACTGCACGGATGGCGCTTGGCAAACGCCGGCCGGCACCTGGAGGCGCTCGAGGCGACCATGGCGGCAGCTGGCGAATATCGGCGGGCCGCCGAGGCCGGGGACGCCGACAGGTGGCTGCCGTTGCTCGCCGCCGCTTTGAACAACATCTGTGTGACGCAGTCCGAGCTCGGGCGCCAGCACCTTGCCCGCGAGGCCGCCGAGGAGGCAGTGGCGCTACGGCGCCGCTTCGCCGAGGCCGACCCGGGTCAGCGGGCGAAGCTGGCGCTCGCGCTGAACACATACGGTTTGCTGCTCAGCGAACTGGGTGAGCACGAGGCCGCCACGGGGCCTGCCAGCGAGTCTCTTGGCATCCGGCGGGAGCTGGCCGAAGGCGATCGGCGGCTGCTTCCGGACGTCGCCTCGTCATTGACCAACCTTGGTCTGCTGCGGGTGCATCTCGGCGACCTCGACGGCGCGCTGGCCGCCGTCGAGGAAGCCGCAGTGATCTATCGGGACCTGGCGGCGGTCGACCCGGCACGGCACCTGCCCGATTTGGCGACCGCCTTGAACAACCTCGGCAGCCGGCTCGCCGAAGTCGACCGCGTGGCGGACGCCTGCGCCGCCCTCGAGGAAGCGGTCTCGCTGCGGCGCAGGCTTGTGCAGCGCAATGAGACCGCGTTTCTGCCGAGCCTCGCCGGGGTGCTGAACAACCACGGCAACGTGCTCGCCCGGCTGGGCCGCCACACCGAAGCGCTGGCGTCGACCGAGGAATCCGCGGCGATCTACCGCCGCCTCGGCCAGGACCGGCACATCGCCCGGGTGTTACTGAACCTCGGCAACCGGCTGGCCGATGCGGGACGAGGTGACGAGGCCCAGCACGCATACGAAGAATCGGTCCGTATCCGCCGACGCCTGGCAGTCGCCAATCCAGCCGCTCACGCCCAGGAGCTGGCCCAATCTCTGATCGCCGCCGCGGGCTCCGGTGTCGTGGCCGAGGCTCAGGACCTGGCAGACGAGGCGATCGACATCCTGGCCGGCCTGCCGGCCACCGCGACCACCGAACGGGACCTCGCGGAAGCCCGCAAGGTCCGGCACCGGCTCGACCAGACGTAG